The Streptococcus gwangjuense nucleotide sequence ATAAGTCTGGAGAATGCCAAAAATGTGGCAGAATATTTCGGGGTAACCATTGACTACCTGTTAGGATCAGAATCGGACCAAACCTAGTACAGATAAATCTATATTGACCGAGAAGTCATTAAACTACAGACCTTTGAAAACTGAATACAAGGCTTGCCCTGATACAGCGTGGCTATGGATAAAAAAGAAACGGGGGCGAGTAGCAAACTAGAAAAGGATATCTAGTCCAGCCACTGAACGAAAAAGCATGACACTGGTCATAAGCTGAAGGAGTAAGGGTTCCTAGACTATAAACCCAGCGAATAAAATACCGATGTAAAAATACGTTTTTACACAGCACGGCGTAATTTTCGCCTTTCAACTTCAAGGAGAAATCTATGACAGATGAAATAACCGTCCGCCTAAAGGACTTAAAAGTTTTAGGAAAACAAGGAGGTGCGACAGCTCGCTTAGAGGACGGTACAGACCTTATCCTGAAGCCAGACTATGCAGTCAAACAGGCTAGAGGATATGTAGACGGCCTTTTAAGGGATGTTGAATTTCATTTGCCTTATAAAAAGGTTTATGATCAAATTCGCACTATTAAGAGAGATGCTCAAGTTATAGCTCGAAAAGTTAAGACACCATCAGGAATGGAGCTTCGTTTAACTGGAAAAGGTTATAACCCGAAAAATAAATAAAGAAAAGGAAAAATGAAAATGAATAAGAAACAAGTATTAGCTACACTAGCACTTTCAACTATCGCACTAGCACAAGCTGGTTATGTATCAGCAGATGAACTTGCACCAATTGACTCTTCAGCTCCAACAACAGAAGTAGTTACGCCAACAACGCCTAGCGCTTCAACAGAAACAGAAGCTCCAGCAGTTCAGCCAACAGAACCTTCAGTTACTCCAGTTGATCCAACAACTCCAGATACATCATCAACTACAGATAAAGGTGAACCTGCAATTCAACCAGAGCTCTCTGAAGCAGTAGTAAGTGACAAAGGTGAACCTGCAATTCAACCAGAGCTCTCTGAAGCGGTAGTAAGTGACAAAGGTGAACCTGCAATTCAACCAGAGCTCTCTGAAGCGGTAGTAACCAACAAAGGCACCCCAGAAGTCCAACCTGAATTGCCAAAAGCTGAAAAGCCAAAAACAACAGATGAGGCCAATGAACAAGGAAAATCACAAATTGGGACGACTTCAACCGCAACAGGTCAAGTAGTTCATGATGTGACAAAAGCTCCTGTTGAAACAAATACAGGTGCGTCAATTGTTAGCACCCAAGACGGAAACGTCGTTCTTTCAGATGGTTCAGTGGTTGCTCCTGAAGAGGTCGGTGGTACTGTCAACGAAGATAAGACTATCTCTGTTACTGATAAAGAAGGCAAACTTAAAACACTTCCAAACACAGGAACAGAACAAAGTTTTCTAGCTGCAATCGGTGGAATGTTGTTGACAGCGGTTGGCTACTTCTACAAGAAGAAATTATTTTAATTAAAGGAGAAAAGAAAAATGTTAAAATCAAATGAATATAAGGCTTATGGTTCAATCCGTAAAACAAAAGTTGCAGGAGCTTGTGGAGTAATCTTGGCGCTTGCTATGTTAGGTATGGCGTTTAATGGTACTGTATCGGCTGATGAAGTTTCAACTGCTAAGCCTGTTGCTGTAGAAAAGAAAACAGAAGTAGAAGTTCCTATTTCTCATGACAAGCTTGACAAAGC carries:
- a CDS encoding LPXTG cell wall anchor domain-containing protein is translated as MNKKQVLATLALSTIALAQAGYVSADELAPIDSSAPTTEVVTPTTPSASTETEAPAVQPTEPSVTPVDPTTPDTSSTTDKGEPAIQPELSEAVVSDKGEPAIQPELSEAVVSDKGEPAIQPELSEAVVTNKGTPEVQPELPKAEKPKTTDEANEQGKSQIGTTSTATGQVVHDVTKAPVETNTGASIVSTQDGNVVLSDGSVVAPEEVGGTVNEDKTISVTDKEGKLKTLPNTGTEQSFLAAIGGMLLTAVGYFYKKKLF